AGGATTGCCCCCGTGAACCGGGCAGATGGCACAGGGAACAGTCTCCGGCGTTGTTTTCGATGTCGTGGCGCGTTCCGCTACGATCGGTCATCGTGATGCGTGTCGTGCCGGAGACAAAGCACATGAAGCTGACCGGGGCTGTTTCCTCCACGATGAAGCTGTATGAAACAGACTCCCGCAGGGCGCGCACATTCTGGACCGCGAGACGCATTCCGGGGCGCACCTGGTACTCTCGCCATAACAGGCATTCCTCGACCGCCGGTTCCCATGGGTTAAGAGCGGGGGATGCTGTTTTCCATTGTTCGGTGCTGACAGTGACCATCTGTGCTCCGCTGCGGACGTGTTCGGATGATTGCGGGCTGCTAGAGGCGGGTGCGCCCGGCCCGGCCGCTTGGGGCGGTCCGGACCAGGCGTCATGAACAGGGTTATTTGACGGTGAAGGTCAGGCTGGCGCCGTGGTAGACCTGATCTGCCTTGCCGACCAGTTCCTTGAGGGAGCCGTCCGGGGTGACGTCGTCCTTGTGGTTG
This genomic interval from Deltaproteobacteria bacterium contains the following:
- a CDS encoding DUF4198 domain-containing protein codes for the protein NHKDDVTPDGSLKELVGKADQVYHGASLTFTVK